One region of Anaeromyxobacter paludicola genomic DNA includes:
- a CDS encoding phytoene/squalene synthase family protein: MILDPTMGPAGRLSNAEVLRGWAECWDVLRENGKTFHLMARALGPERGNAIAALYRFARVADDLVDEPAPGDTPESIRARLREMQAELRRAVAGESRDPRFAILGETVLRYDIPLQPFDDLVEGVLMDLEPVRYETFADLELYCYRVAGTVGLMITPVAGYRAGSRALEHAKTLGTAMQLTNILRDVGEDLARGRLYLPKEDLAAFGLVEADLLEHRVDARFRALMEFEIARAERLYAQGLALIPLLTSSRGRTAFEFAAEAYSGILGKIRDAGYDVFSRRAYLSLPEKVALLPSSLWHAWTAALLHGGDRE, from the coding sequence ATGATCCTCGATCCCACGATGGGGCCGGCCGGGCGCCTGTCGAACGCCGAGGTGCTGCGCGGCTGGGCCGAGTGCTGGGACGTCCTGCGCGAGAACGGCAAGACGTTCCACCTCATGGCCCGCGCCCTCGGCCCCGAGCGCGGCAACGCCATCGCCGCCCTGTACCGCTTCGCCCGCGTCGCCGACGACCTGGTGGACGAGCCCGCCCCCGGCGACACGCCCGAGTCGATCCGCGCCAGGCTGCGCGAGATGCAGGCCGAGCTGCGCCGGGCCGTCGCCGGCGAGAGCCGCGATCCCCGCTTCGCCATCCTGGGCGAGACGGTGCTCCGCTACGACATCCCGCTCCAGCCCTTCGACGACCTCGTCGAGGGCGTGCTCATGGACCTCGAGCCGGTCCGCTACGAGACCTTCGCCGACCTCGAGCTCTACTGCTACCGGGTGGCCGGCACGGTGGGGCTCATGATCACGCCGGTGGCGGGGTACCGCGCCGGGAGCCGGGCCCTCGAGCACGCCAAGACGCTCGGGACGGCCATGCAGCTCACCAACATCCTGCGCGACGTCGGCGAGGACCTGGCGCGGGGGCGCCTCTACCTGCCCAAGGAGGACCTCGCCGCCTTCGGGCTCGTCGAGGCCGACCTGCTCGAGCACCGCGTGGACGCCCGCTTCCGCGCCCTGATGGAGTTCGAGATCGCCCGCGCCGAGCGGCTCTACGCCCAGGGGCTGGCGCTCATCCCGCTCCTCACCAGCAGCCGGGGACGGACCGCCTTCGAGTTCGCGGCGGAGGCCTACTCCGGGATCCTCGGGAAGATCCGCGACGCCGGCTACGACGTCTTCTCGCGCCGGGCCTACCTGTCGCTCCCGGAGAAGGTGGCGCTCCTGCCGTCGTCGCTCTGGCACGCCTGGACGGCGGCGCTCCTGCACGGAGGCGACCGCGAATGA
- a CDS encoding phosphorylase family protein: protein MILVCAATGAEAAACREGLLGAAGFEVLATGVGPARAAAALRRRLREGARPVRVVSSGFCGALSADLAPLAWATATSLHRLEAGRARPVALRPGTLGALDGAVPCAFLTAEAVVGGGDFGLPAPAAVDMESAALAEAAEAAGLPFAVLRLVTDAPGRPLPRLAGLLGGALSARGLGERAAFAARAAVEAARAPARAAAFLRETSAWRERLREGWRERAATCCSPSPLGRGG, encoded by the coding sequence GTGATCCTGGTCTGCGCGGCCACCGGCGCCGAGGCGGCGGCCTGCCGGGAGGGGCTCCTCGGCGCGGCCGGGTTCGAGGTCCTCGCGACGGGCGTCGGGCCGGCGCGCGCCGCGGCGGCGCTCCGGCGGCGGCTCCGGGAGGGCGCGCGGCCGGTCCGGGTGGTCTCCTCCGGCTTCTGCGGCGCCCTCTCGGCGGACCTGGCGCCGCTCGCGTGGGCGACGGCCACCTCGCTCCACCGGCTCGAGGCGGGGCGCGCGCGGCCGGTGGCGCTCCGGCCCGGCACGCTGGGCGCGCTCGACGGCGCCGTGCCCTGCGCCTTCCTCACGGCGGAGGCCGTGGTCGGCGGCGGGGACTTCGGGCTCCCGGCGCCCGCGGCGGTGGACATGGAGTCGGCGGCGCTGGCGGAGGCCGCCGAGGCGGCCGGGCTGCCCTTCGCCGTGCTGCGGCTCGTGACCGACGCGCCGGGGCGGCCCTTGCCGAGGCTGGCGGGGCTGCTCGGGGGCGCGCTCTCCGCCCGGGGCCTGGGCGAGCGCGCCGCCTTCGCCGCGCGGGCCGCCGTCGAGGCCGCGCGCGCGCCGGCGCGGGCCGCCGCCTTCCTGCGCGAGACCTCGGCCTGGCGGGAGCGGCTCCGGGAGGGCTGGCGGGAGCGGGCGGCGACCTGCTGTTCTCCCTCCCCGCTCGGGCGGGGAGGGTAG
- the shc gene encoding squalene--hopene cyclase — MSRAEVRPLEDALPARARAAAGAAGDFLFRVQRGDHWCAELESNATITAEYVLLCQALGIDLGERRGEIARWLSSRQKPDGSWGIAWNLPGDVSTTVETYLALLLVGVPRGDARLSRAERFIRSAGGVAKVRVFTRINLALFGLFPWDAVPCVPPEVILLPDASPINVYRLSSWARGTMVPLFIVMHHRPVFALPGAAAGESGLLDHLWLDPARKHLPYRDSIVDTLRGDGLGWKSFFNASDALLRAYEGVRGAPVVSRVREHALRRCERWVLEHQEESGDWAGIFPPMLNGVLALRLAGHPLDSGPVRRGLEAIERFGIQDEEGFRVEACQSPVWDSALALIGLADAGQDGADPRLATVRRWLAGKQILDDHGDWMVFNRRGRPGGWSFEHVNTWYPDVDDTAAVILALLKTDPASRGGEVVRRGAAWMVSMQNRDGGWAAFDVENDREFLNRIPFSDMDSLCDPSTPDVAGRVLEALGALGDPRHRAAAERGVAYLRGSQEEEGSWFGRWGVNYVYGTSNVLNGLARQGVTASDPMVARALRWLLSVQNPDGGFGEGLESYADRSAMGRGPSTASQTAWGVMGLLAYLPPSDEAVRRGVAWLVERQLGEGRAVGSWAEEAFTGTGFPRHFYLRYHLYRHYFPLMALGRYCAAAGA, encoded by the coding sequence ATGAGCCGCGCCGAGGTGCGGCCCCTCGAGGACGCGCTCCCCGCCCGCGCCCGCGCCGCCGCCGGCGCCGCCGGGGACTTCCTCTTCCGCGTCCAGCGCGGCGACCACTGGTGCGCCGAGCTCGAGTCGAACGCCACCATCACCGCGGAGTACGTGCTGCTCTGCCAGGCGCTCGGGATCGACCTCGGCGAGAGGCGGGGGGAGATCGCGCGCTGGCTCTCCTCGCGCCAGAAGCCGGACGGGAGCTGGGGGATCGCCTGGAACCTGCCGGGCGACGTCTCCACCACGGTCGAGACCTACCTCGCGCTCCTGCTGGTGGGCGTGCCGCGCGGGGACGCGCGGCTCTCGCGCGCGGAGCGGTTCATCCGGTCGGCGGGCGGGGTGGCGAAGGTGCGCGTCTTCACGCGCATCAACCTCGCCCTGTTCGGCCTCTTCCCGTGGGACGCGGTGCCGTGCGTGCCGCCGGAGGTGATCCTCCTCCCCGACGCGAGCCCCATCAACGTCTACCGGCTGTCGAGCTGGGCGCGCGGCACCATGGTCCCGCTCTTCATCGTGATGCACCACCGGCCGGTCTTCGCCCTCCCGGGCGCGGCGGCGGGCGAGAGCGGGCTGCTCGACCACCTCTGGCTCGACCCGGCCCGCAAGCACCTGCCGTACCGCGACTCGATCGTGGACACGCTGCGCGGCGACGGGCTCGGCTGGAAGAGCTTCTTCAACGCGAGCGACGCCCTCCTGCGCGCCTACGAGGGGGTGCGCGGCGCGCCGGTGGTCTCGCGGGTGCGCGAGCACGCGCTGCGCCGCTGCGAGCGCTGGGTGCTCGAGCACCAGGAGGAGAGCGGCGACTGGGCGGGCATCTTCCCGCCGATGCTCAACGGCGTGCTGGCGCTCCGCCTCGCCGGACACCCCCTCGACTCCGGCCCGGTGCGGCGCGGGCTCGAGGCGATCGAGCGGTTCGGCATCCAGGACGAGGAGGGCTTCCGGGTGGAGGCCTGCCAGTCGCCGGTCTGGGACTCGGCGCTCGCGCTCATCGGCCTCGCCGACGCCGGCCAGGACGGCGCCGATCCCCGCCTCGCGACGGTCCGGCGCTGGCTCGCGGGGAAGCAGATCCTCGACGACCACGGCGACTGGATGGTCTTCAACCGGCGCGGGCGGCCGGGCGGCTGGTCCTTCGAGCACGTCAACACCTGGTACCCCGACGTGGACGACACCGCCGCGGTGATCCTGGCCCTCCTCAAGACCGATCCCGCCTCGCGCGGCGGCGAGGTGGTGCGCCGGGGAGCGGCGTGGATGGTCTCGATGCAGAACCGGGACGGCGGCTGGGCCGCCTTCGACGTCGAGAACGACCGCGAGTTCCTGAACCGGATCCCGTTCTCCGACATGGACTCGCTCTGCGATCCCTCCACGCCGGACGTGGCGGGGCGCGTGCTCGAGGCGCTCGGCGCGCTCGGCGATCCGCGCCACCGGGCGGCGGCCGAGCGCGGGGTGGCGTACCTGCGCGGCTCGCAGGAGGAGGAGGGGAGCTGGTTCGGCCGCTGGGGCGTGAACTACGTCTACGGCACCTCCAACGTCCTGAACGGGCTGGCGCGCCAGGGCGTGACCGCTTCGGATCCCATGGTGGCCCGGGCGCTCCGCTGGCTCCTCTCGGTGCAGAACCCGGACGGCGGCTTCGGGGAGGGGCTCGAGTCCTACGCCGACCGGAGCGCGATGGGGCGCGGCCCGTCCACGGCGTCGCAGACGGCCTGGGGCGTGATGGGGCTGCTCGCGTACCTGCCGCCCTCCGACGAGGCGGTGCGGCGCGGCGTGGCCTGGCTCGTCGAGCGCCAGCTCGGGGAGGGCCGGGCGGTGGGCTCCTGGGCGGAGGAGGCGTTCACGGGGACCGGCTTCCCGCGCCACTTCTACCTGCGCTACCACCTCTACCGGCACTACTTCCCGCTCATGGCGCTGGGCCGGTACTGCGCCGCGGCCGGGGCCTGA
- a CDS encoding efflux RND transporter permease subunit, giving the protein MSAPGRDRIARALAAVLRLRWPILAAYALLVPWAALVAARIPNEGAIDRLIVPSDPDYVTTRAFQRVFPEAQTVLLLVEADDPWSPAALDRVARAEAAVRAVPHAGAFSLLDALRRARPGASPEALRRLALGTPFFRGQGLVGDRFLAVVASLDVRTPAERDAALAGVDAALDAAGVGPVRRVGAPYVSSWLERQSSQASARSFPIFAVLLVGIALFLYRSFRALLALVLALGAAVALGVAAGALLGFAFTIVSVLVPLTILVTTLATLVYLHSRFVDQPEGVPLAEHHLAALRNKFLPVTASTLAAAMGFAALAVSRIRPIREMGIWTAAGLVIAWVVAYTLFPALQAVLRTPTGRSRRVRSGLYDALAGVLPGFTFRHRFALVGAALAACAAGLVGLFGAPGIAKGMSVGVDTLAYLDPSTALHRDLRWFRENVMDLNVARIWIHLPAPAAADPEVLRGVDRFETALEGSTDVTGVTGPTTPLRIRGYLAGRGERLPTDPEGFARAAADVEQLLLTEPDLRGFIDVKGLADLQLTVLFRNGDAQGYAALSRRVQAAWDAARAGAPALEGARMRVVGESLLQVKVGASLVPTLAESFLLTVALIFTVFLFLFRSGVERLLAMIPSLFALLATFLGMRLLGGSLNVATIIIATTVLGTTENDQIHFFHHMHERAGAPLEERLRHALRVSGGAIVFATLINAAGFLGLAVSSFPPLRQFGLMTSAAFLLALVADFTALPAALWIASGERPGGAKE; this is encoded by the coding sequence GTGAGCGCGCCGGGCCGCGACCGGATCGCGCGGGCGCTCGCGGCGGTATTGCGCCTGCGCTGGCCCATCCTCGCCGCCTACGCGCTCCTCGTGCCCTGGGCGGCGCTCGTCGCCGCCCGCATCCCGAACGAGGGCGCGATCGACCGGCTCATCGTCCCGAGCGACCCCGACTACGTCACCACCCGCGCCTTCCAGCGCGTCTTCCCCGAGGCGCAGACGGTGCTCCTCCTCGTGGAGGCGGACGATCCCTGGTCGCCCGCGGCGCTCGACCGGGTGGCGCGCGCCGAGGCGGCGGTGCGCGCCGTGCCGCACGCCGGCGCGTTCTCGCTCCTCGACGCGCTCCGCCGCGCCCGCCCGGGCGCCTCGCCCGAGGCGCTGCGCCGGCTCGCGCTCGGCACGCCGTTCTTCCGGGGCCAGGGCCTCGTGGGCGATCGCTTCCTGGCCGTGGTGGCGAGCCTCGACGTCCGCACCCCCGCGGAGCGCGACGCCGCCCTCGCCGGCGTGGACGCCGCGCTCGACGCGGCGGGGGTGGGGCCGGTGCGCCGCGTGGGCGCGCCCTACGTCAGCTCCTGGCTGGAGCGCCAGTCCTCGCAGGCCTCGGCCCGCTCCTTCCCCATCTTCGCGGTGCTCCTCGTCGGCATCGCCCTCTTCCTCTACCGCTCCTTCCGGGCGCTCCTCGCCCTCGTCCTCGCGCTCGGCGCCGCGGTGGCGCTCGGGGTGGCCGCCGGCGCGCTCCTCGGCTTCGCCTTCACCATCGTCTCGGTGCTCGTGCCGCTCACGATCCTCGTGACCACGCTCGCCACGCTCGTCTACCTGCACTCGCGCTTCGTGGACCAGCCCGAGGGCGTGCCCCTCGCCGAGCACCACCTCGCCGCCCTGCGGAACAAGTTCCTCCCCGTCACCGCCTCCACCCTCGCCGCCGCCATGGGGTTCGCCGCGCTGGCGGTCTCGCGCATCCGGCCCATCCGCGAGATGGGGATCTGGACCGCCGCCGGCCTCGTCATCGCCTGGGTGGTCGCCTACACGCTCTTCCCCGCCCTCCAGGCCGTGCTCCGCACCCCGACCGGCCGCAGCCGCCGCGTGCGGAGCGGGCTCTACGACGCGCTCGCCGGCGTGCTCCCGGGGTTCACCTTCCGGCACCGCTTCGCCCTCGTGGGCGCGGCGCTCGCCGCCTGCGCCGCCGGGCTGGTGGGGCTCTTCGGCGCGCCCGGGATCGCGAAGGGGATGTCGGTCGGCGTGGACACGCTCGCCTACCTCGACCCCTCGACCGCGCTCCACCGCGACCTGCGCTGGTTCCGCGAGAACGTGATGGATCTCAACGTGGCGCGGATCTGGATCCACCTGCCCGCGCCCGCCGCCGCCGACCCCGAGGTGCTGCGCGGCGTGGACCGGTTCGAGACCGCGCTCGAGGGCTCGACCGACGTGACCGGCGTCACCGGCCCCACCACGCCGCTGCGCATCCGCGGCTACCTGGCCGGGAGGGGGGAGCGGCTGCCCACCGACCCGGAGGGCTTCGCCCGCGCCGCCGCCGACGTGGAGCAGCTCCTCCTCACCGAGCCCGACCTGCGCGGCTTCATCGACGTGAAGGGGCTCGCCGACCTGCAGCTCACCGTGCTCTTCAGGAACGGCGACGCCCAGGGCTACGCCGCCCTCTCCCGCCGCGTGCAGGCGGCCTGGGACGCCGCCCGCGCCGGCGCGCCCGCGCTCGAGGGGGCCCGGATGCGGGTGGTCGGCGAGTCGCTCCTCCAGGTCAAGGTGGGCGCGAGCCTCGTCCCCACCCTGGCCGAGAGCTTCCTGCTCACCGTGGCCCTCATCTTCACGGTCTTCCTCTTCCTGTTCCGCAGCGGCGTCGAGCGGCTGCTGGCGATGATCCCGTCGCTCTTCGCGCTCCTCGCCACCTTCCTCGGGATGCGGCTCCTGGGCGGCTCGCTCAACGTCGCGACGATCATCATCGCCACCACCGTGCTCGGCACGACCGAGAACGACCAGATCCACTTCTTCCACCACATGCACGAGCGGGCCGGCGCGCCGCTGGAGGAGCGGCTGCGCCACGCGCTGCGCGTCTCCGGCGGCGCCATCGTCTTCGCCACGCTCATCAACGCCGCCGGGTTCCTGGGGCTCGCCGTGTCGAGCTTCCCGCCGCTGCGCCAGTTCGGCCTCATGACCTCCGCCGCCTTCCTGCTCGCGCTCGTCGCCGACTTCACCGCGCTGCCGGCGGCGCTCTGGATCGCCTCGGGGGAGCGGCCGGGGGGAGCGAAGGAATAG
- a CDS encoding phosphatase PAP2 family protein, which translates to MTRRLWPPAVGLLYIAAVGLLGGLRSDHLVIGLLGFLDVYNEKSRLFLKVFFPFILTGVVFDSMRYFYWQGIAGRVHVAEPYLVERAWFGVGGRTLNEVFAERHWALADLACGFAYLAYVGEYLALAFFLFFRGRLARAGTFARAFLLVNVMGYVTYFVYPAAPPWYVSEYGLGPARMDVHPTAAAAHRFDALLGTHFFDSMYSRGVDVFGALPSLHVAYPLIAVLLAFRLAELRWARIPTVLFFALMCFSAVYLQHHYVIDAVLGAVYAVLALAAVTAWERRRAAPAPAA; encoded by the coding sequence ATGACCCGGCGGCTCTGGCCGCCGGCGGTGGGGCTCCTCTACATCGCGGCCGTGGGGCTCCTCGGAGGGCTGCGGAGCGACCACCTCGTCATCGGGCTCCTCGGGTTCCTCGACGTCTACAACGAGAAGTCGCGCCTGTTCCTGAAGGTGTTCTTCCCCTTCATCCTCACCGGCGTGGTCTTCGACTCGATGCGCTACTTCTACTGGCAGGGCATCGCGGGCCGGGTCCACGTGGCCGAGCCGTACCTCGTCGAGCGGGCCTGGTTCGGCGTCGGCGGGCGCACGCTCAACGAGGTCTTCGCGGAGCGCCACTGGGCGCTCGCCGACCTGGCGTGCGGCTTCGCCTACCTCGCCTACGTCGGCGAGTACCTGGCGCTCGCGTTCTTCCTCTTCTTCCGCGGCCGGCTCGCCCGGGCCGGCACCTTCGCGCGCGCCTTCCTGCTCGTGAACGTGATGGGGTACGTGACCTACTTCGTCTACCCGGCCGCGCCGCCCTGGTACGTCTCGGAGTACGGGCTCGGCCCGGCCCGCATGGACGTGCACCCCACCGCCGCGGCGGCCCACCGGTTCGACGCGCTCCTCGGGACCCACTTCTTCGACTCGATGTACTCGCGCGGCGTGGACGTGTTCGGGGCCCTGCCCTCGCTGCACGTGGCCTACCCGCTCATCGCGGTCCTGCTCGCCTTCCGGCTCGCCGAGCTGCGCTGGGCCCGGATCCCTACCGTGCTCTTCTTCGCGCTCATGTGCTTCAGCGCCGTCTACCTGCAGCACCACTACGTGATCGACGCGGTGCTGGGCGCGGTCTACGCGGTGCTCGCGCTCGCGGCCGTCACCGCCTGGGAGCGGCGCCGCGCGGCGCCGGCGCCGGCGGCGTGA
- the fni gene encoding type 2 isopentenyl-diphosphate Delta-isomerase yields MAELDRKDSHLALCLEEEVEFPGASGFAGLRFDHDALPELDRDEVDTGVELFGKRLAAPIVIASMTGGTPRAGELNRRLALAAEACGVGMALGSQRKMLEDPSTRATFAVRDAAPGIPLLFGNVGAVQLNYGVGAREVRALVEGAGCDAFYFHLNPLQEAIQPGGDTRFSGLLPKLREVVPQAGVPVLLKEVGSGISRTTAARIRDLPVAGVETSGVGGTSWSKVESLRTADPVQRGTGELFARWGVPTAESVAICREALPDRVVIASGGIRNGIEAAKALALGADAVSVALPLLRAADRSAEDALLALRQLVEELRTAMFVTGCRTVAELRLRPLARARDYTAEG; encoded by the coding sequence ATGGCCGAGCTCGATCGCAAGGACAGCCACCTCGCGCTGTGCCTCGAGGAGGAGGTCGAGTTCCCCGGGGCGAGCGGGTTCGCCGGGCTGCGCTTCGACCACGACGCGCTGCCGGAGCTCGATCGCGACGAGGTGGATACCGGGGTGGAGCTCTTCGGGAAGCGGCTCGCCGCCCCCATCGTCATCGCCTCGATGACCGGCGGGACGCCGCGGGCCGGCGAGCTGAACCGGCGCCTGGCGCTCGCGGCCGAGGCGTGCGGCGTGGGGATGGCCCTCGGCTCGCAGCGGAAGATGCTCGAGGATCCCTCCACCCGCGCCACCTTCGCGGTCCGCGACGCCGCCCCCGGGATCCCGCTCCTGTTCGGCAACGTGGGGGCGGTGCAGCTCAACTACGGGGTGGGCGCGCGCGAGGTGCGCGCGCTCGTGGAGGGGGCCGGCTGCGACGCCTTCTACTTCCACCTGAACCCGCTCCAGGAGGCGATCCAGCCGGGGGGCGACACGCGCTTCTCCGGGCTGCTGCCCAAGCTGCGCGAGGTGGTCCCGCAGGCCGGCGTGCCGGTGCTCCTGAAGGAGGTCGGCTCGGGGATCTCGCGCACCACCGCCGCCCGGATCCGCGACCTGCCGGTGGCCGGGGTCGAGACCTCGGGCGTGGGCGGCACCTCCTGGTCGAAGGTGGAGAGCCTGCGCACCGCCGACCCCGTGCAGCGCGGCACCGGCGAGCTCTTCGCGCGCTGGGGCGTCCCCACCGCGGAGAGCGTCGCCATCTGCCGCGAGGCGCTGCCGGACCGGGTGGTCATCGCCTCGGGCGGGATCCGCAACGGCATCGAGGCGGCGAAGGCCCTCGCGCTCGGCGCCGACGCGGTCTCCGTCGCGCTGCCGCTCCTGCGCGCCGCGGACCGCTCCGCGGAGGACGCGCTGCTCGCGCTCCGGCAGCTCGTGGAGGAGCTGCGCACGGCCATGTTCGTGACCGGGTGCCGGACGGTGGCGGAGCTCCGCCTCCGACCCCTCGCTCGCGCCCGCGACTACACGGCGGAGGGCTAG
- a CDS encoding carotenoid biosynthesis protein yields the protein MAPGLLAGLGAPLAGAPSPAAGPGFLALLWGTVVHRPYVYAFFACFLAFAVYQLGARRTATFAVSTWLVAFAAEYSSTRNGFPFGPYSYFDETRTRELWISNVPFWDSLSFVFLSYFSLVLAAALLSPREDLARGRWPGLRHPAAPLVGGAVMMLLDVVIDPVALQGDKWFLGRIYEYPYRGFWFGVTAANFLGWFAVGAASQWLFQLALRVLPWCRGAWRPVHPRFAWAVYGVYAGVFGFNLAMTLFIRDWALAAASGAVVAVTLSWLAWRLRAPGRLA from the coding sequence ATGGCGCCGGGACTCCTCGCGGGGCTGGGCGCGCCACTCGCGGGCGCGCCGTCGCCGGCGGCCGGGCCGGGCTTCCTCGCGCTCCTCTGGGGCACGGTGGTCCACCGGCCCTACGTCTACGCCTTCTTCGCCTGCTTCCTCGCCTTCGCGGTGTACCAGCTCGGCGCCCGGCGCACCGCCACCTTCGCCGTCTCCACCTGGCTCGTCGCCTTCGCCGCCGAGTACAGCTCCACCCGGAACGGCTTCCCCTTCGGCCCCTACAGCTACTTCGACGAGACGCGGACCCGCGAGCTCTGGATCTCGAACGTGCCGTTCTGGGACTCGCTCTCCTTCGTCTTCCTCTCCTACTTCAGCCTGGTGCTGGCGGCGGCGCTGCTCTCCCCGCGCGAGGACCTCGCGCGCGGCCGCTGGCCGGGCCTGCGCCACCCGGCGGCGCCGCTCGTGGGCGGCGCGGTGATGATGCTGCTCGACGTGGTCATCGACCCGGTGGCGCTCCAGGGCGACAAGTGGTTCCTGGGGCGGATCTACGAGTACCCGTACCGCGGCTTCTGGTTCGGGGTCACCGCGGCCAACTTCCTGGGCTGGTTCGCGGTGGGGGCGGCGAGCCAGTGGCTGTTCCAGCTCGCGCTGCGGGTCCTGCCCTGGTGCCGGGGCGCGTGGCGCCCGGTGCACCCGCGGTTCGCCTGGGCGGTGTACGGGGTCTACGCGGGGGTGTTCGGCTTCAACCTGGCGATGACGCTCTTCATCCGGGACTGGGCGCTCGCGGCCGCGAGCGGCGCCGTGGTGGCGGTGACGCTCTCGTGGCTCGCCTGGCGGCTCCGGGCGCCGGGGCGGCTCGCGTGA
- a CDS encoding phytoene desaturase family protein, whose protein sequence is MAGIGGPPEPHRYDAVVVGAGIAGLVAATDLERRGHRVLVLEHNHQAGGLLSGIRRQGLYFDAGCQSFEDMGIVFPLLEQYGLADLASFRRARYRLVMPGLDAVVESLPQIRRAFQEAYPEQAAGLGRVFDQHERTSALIRRLFTPDRIPYVRGERALALPRWVAQALAGAALESPLGLPRLIAELRRLLLDDFTAWYERELPASGVRDLLSRCGYSRMNVFVASAFWHLWAHDYWYPEGGLQPWIDRWVERLRERGVRFLFKRTVTALDAEGGRVAGVVTHRGERFEAREVVYCGDYRQLVHRLAGPARYGPRELSRLDAARHSDALVSAYVGLDVPPEELGRQLRASHVFFFPSPGCTTDLDPRDPGAHRRAFLEVTAHGGEEPALRGAPRAAVVLQAFTRHDWLDGWGTGLTGDTAREGRPPPRPRAYRERKRAVGEELLATFEKLAPGAASLVSFLDVGAPPSTVRFTRNAFGGSCGFELNWRNFPFLNPLAHVETPLANLHAAGHFTVWPGAVPTAALSGKIAALRAHEGLRARRRAPAAPGSGNMRSAAGAVSVAPGRRWLR, encoded by the coding sequence GTGGCGGGGATCGGGGGCCCGCCGGAGCCGCACCGGTACGACGCCGTCGTGGTCGGCGCCGGGATCGCGGGGCTCGTCGCCGCCACCGACCTCGAGCGGCGCGGCCACCGCGTCCTCGTCCTCGAGCACAACCACCAGGCCGGCGGGCTCCTCTCCGGCATCCGCCGGCAGGGGCTCTACTTCGACGCGGGCTGCCAGTCCTTCGAGGACATGGGCATCGTCTTCCCGCTCCTCGAGCAGTACGGGCTCGCCGACCTGGCGAGCTTCCGGCGGGCGCGCTACCGGCTGGTGATGCCGGGGCTCGACGCGGTGGTCGAGTCGCTCCCGCAGATCCGGCGCGCCTTCCAGGAGGCCTACCCGGAGCAGGCGGCGGGGCTGGGGCGCGTCTTCGACCAGCACGAGCGGACCTCGGCGCTCATCCGGCGGCTCTTCACGCCCGACCGCATCCCCTACGTGCGCGGCGAGCGCGCGCTCGCGCTGCCGCGCTGGGTGGCGCAGGCGCTCGCGGGGGCGGCGCTCGAATCGCCGCTCGGGCTCCCCCGGCTCATCGCCGAGCTCCGGCGGCTGCTGCTCGACGACTTCACCGCCTGGTACGAGCGCGAGCTCCCCGCCTCGGGCGTCCGCGACCTCCTCTCGCGCTGCGGCTACAGCCGGATGAACGTCTTCGTGGCCTCCGCGTTCTGGCACCTCTGGGCGCACGACTACTGGTACCCGGAGGGCGGGCTGCAGCCCTGGATCGACCGCTGGGTGGAGCGGCTGCGCGAGCGCGGGGTGCGCTTCCTCTTCAAGCGCACCGTCACCGCCCTCGACGCGGAGGGCGGCCGGGTGGCGGGCGTGGTCACCCACCGGGGCGAGCGGTTCGAGGCGCGCGAGGTGGTCTACTGCGGCGACTACCGGCAGCTCGTGCACCGGCTCGCCGGCCCGGCGCGCTACGGTCCCCGCGAGCTCTCGCGGCTCGACGCCGCGCGTCACTCCGACGCGCTCGTCTCGGCGTACGTCGGCCTCGACGTCCCGCCCGAGGAGCTCGGCCGCCAGCTCCGGGCCTCCCACGTCTTCTTCTTCCCCAGCCCCGGCTGCACCACCGACCTCGACCCGCGCGACCCCGGCGCGCACCGGCGCGCCTTCCTCGAGGTGACGGCGCACGGCGGCGAGGAGCCGGCGCTCCGGGGCGCCCCCCGCGCCGCGGTGGTGCTGCAGGCCTTCACGCGCCACGACTGGCTCGACGGCTGGGGGACGGGGCTCACCGGCGACACCGCCCGCGAGGGGCGCCCGCCGCCCCGCCCGCGGGCGTACCGGGAGCGGAAGCGCGCCGTGGGGGAGGAGCTCCTCGCCACCTTCGAGAAGCTCGCCCCGGGCGCGGCGTCGCTCGTCTCCTTCCTCGACGTGGGCGCGCCGCCCTCCACGGTCCGCTTCACCCGCAACGCCTTCGGCGGCAGCTGCGGGTTCGAGCTCAACTGGCGCAACTTCCCCTTCCTGAACCCGCTCGCGCACGTCGAGACGCCGCTCGCCAACCTCCACGCGGCGGGCCACTTCACCGTCTGGCCGGGCGCGGTCCCGACCGCGGCGCTGTCGGGCAAGATCGCGGCGCTGCGGGCCCACGAGGGGCTGCGGGCCCGGCGGCGCGCGCCGGCCGCCCCGGGATCTGGCAACATGAGGAGCGCTGCTGGCGCGGTGTCCGTCGCGCCGGGGAGGAGATGGCTCCGATGA